In Verrucomicrobiota bacterium, the genomic stretch AAAAACCCCAACGCCGAGTGTAGTACGAAGTGATATAGGGTATTGCGTTTGGCTGATCAGGCAGGGAATACATATGCCTATTGAGTTCGTCCAAATCAACCAACTTATCAACCGGCTCGGAGTAACCCACAACGTGTAGGTTGTTGGTTTTGAAATCCACAAGACGATGACCAGCTTCGTCACCAATATACGCATCTCGAATTGTCCACTCATCGGGAACCGTCCAATCAAAGGCCTTGGTACCAGAAGCTACCTCATGCACCTGTAGGTTTGGTAAGTACTTACCGATGCAAGTGAGGGTTTCACGAACACCAGAACCGGTCAGGCTTCGGCAAATCGGAAAAAGAGTCCGTGCTAATTCATGGCAGAACTTTCCGATATTCTCGATGGGAGGAGGTTCTTTAAGAAACACTTTACTGGATTTCATACAACAGACCTTTCGCCGCACCTTGATTTAGCACAGTTGCAACTTCATTGAATATTCTCCCTGCTGAGATTACACGAAAACCACAGCCTTCCTTCGGTCTAAAACCCGTGTAAAGTCCCTTCTGCCAAAGAAGTTCACCCATAGGATCGACATGCGTAAGCACCCCTTTTTCAATATTGCGCACAAATAAGCCAAAGGTTTTTTCCGACATAATTCCATCTTCATCAATATACTGCCCAGTAAAAGTTTTGTGGTAGCGATATGGTGCATTCAAGCTTTCTTCCACGTAGTGGTAGAAGGTCATGCTATTCTGGTCGGGGAGGTCTAACACGCCAATCTTCCCGTTGAGGCGGTGCAGCATACCAAACGGCGAATCATGCCCATAGCCACTGAAATTTTTTAATCCACGAAACATGTCGGCTTGTTTTCCGATAACAGCGAACGAGTAGATTGGGTGTCCAGTTCGAACTACACCCGGCCACAAGCGCCCCGCTTCTGTTAGCGCCCCCATCTCACTTGGTGACTTGTGAATGTCAAATGTGACACCCTTGGTAAAGTCAAAATTGAACAACGGCAGAAGCAGAGTTCCAGACTCCCCAAGCGCTTCAAGAAAACTTGTGATAACCAAGTTTGCGCTAACTTCACCGCCGATCTTGGCAACCCGCCGCAGAGTACGGCTAATGGTACTGTGTACCAATAAGGTATCTCCCTCAGTTACGCCTGCGGTGCGCCAATCGTCTGCTAGTCGCTTTACAGCTTCCTTATTCATGCTTTTTCTCGTTGCGTGGATTGGATAAGTTATCGTGCATCTAATTTACAATCTGGAATTACCTCTTTCACTCTAGCCTCGCATCTAGCAAGTACTTTATCCATGCTTTCCTCAGCTGCACTAAAATGAAAAAGACCCGAATCAATTATCCCAAATAAAAAGCCGACGTAATGGTTCTGCTGGATTTCAATAATGCAGATTTTGCATCGCAACTTTGTGTTTGAGGCCGATTGACCTTCCTTCAATAATACGATTTTGTGTTTATTCATAAAATGTTCCAGGGAAGCACTACGCCTCCTGTCGTGCGACTTGCCGCAATTCATTTCGATATATTACCACACGATTTTAGTGTAGTTCACGTTTCGT encodes the following:
- a CDS encoding AAC(3) family N-acetyltransferase, with protein sequence MNKEAVKRLADDWRTAGVTEGDTLLVHSTISRTLRRVAKIGGEVSANLVITSFLEALGESGTLLLPLFNFDFTKGVTFDIHKSPSEMGALTEAGRLWPGVVRTGHPIYSFAVIGKQADMFRGLKNFSGYGHDSPFGMLHRLNGKIGVLDLPDQNSMTFYHYVEESLNAPYRYHKTFTGQYIDEDGIMSEKTFGLFVRNIEKGVLTHVDPMGELLWQKGLYTGFRPKEGCGFRVISAGRIFNEVATVLNQGAAKGLLYEIQ